In the Natronobacterium texcoconense genome, one interval contains:
- a CDS encoding calcium-binding protein produces MSEEDLHGDSRRSFMKKGTLAATALAAGAGATATATAQEDDEEDDDMDNGEEGEVVVTGQDYYPDVNADVIAELESGTRDTVLEGLNEEQFDDIGDWDVYIVQFDVGAGTVLGHIFVDEDDAEVAEGDSVTMTGDASFLDTELNLLEVDVSVEEGEPEEDDEVDDEEDDEVDDEEDDEVDDEEPDDEVDDEEPDDEMDDEEPDDEEPDNEEDDDGLF; encoded by the coding sequence ATGAGTGAGGAAGACCTACACGGAGACTCACGGCGCTCGTTTATGAAAAAAGGGACGTTGGCTGCAACAGCACTCGCGGCCGGTGCTGGCGCTACCGCTACTGCAACCGCTCAGGAGGACGACGAGGAAGACGACGACATGGATAACGGCGAGGAAGGCGAAGTCGTCGTCACCGGGCAGGACTACTACCCTGACGTGAACGCCGACGTCATCGCAGAACTCGAGTCTGGCACTCGGGACACTGTTCTGGAAGGGCTGAACGAAGAGCAGTTCGACGACATCGGCGACTGGGACGTCTACATCGTTCAGTTCGACGTCGGCGCAGGGACCGTTCTCGGACACATCTTCGTGGACGAGGACGACGCCGAAGTCGCCGAAGGCGACTCGGTAACGATGACCGGCGACGCCTCGTTCCTCGACACGGAACTGAACCTGCTCGAGGTGGACGTCTCGGTCGAAGAGGGCGAACCCGAAGAGGACGACGAGGTTGACGACGAAGAGGACGACGAGGTCGACGATGAAGAAGACGACGAGGTTGACGACGAAGAGCCTGACGACGAAGTCGACGACGAAGAGCCGGACGACGAGATGGACGACGAAGAGCCTGACGACGAGGAACCGGACAACGAAGAAGACGACGACGGACTCTTCTAA
- a CDS encoding DNA-3-methyladenine glycosylase family protein — MLEEAHPVLREDPVMAELVDRHDPYVEPDWNEYERLCISIINQQLSTASATAVRERVFDLLDGEVTPERILAADDAALRDAGLSRSKIEYLRNAARAFQESDYSRAGLADYSNDEVVDHLTEIKGIGEWTARMYLLFVLERPDVLPLGDLAVRRGIEQLYADGEELTRAEMREIGDRWRPYRSVATRYIWAEYESDS, encoded by the coding sequence ATGTTAGAAGAGGCCCATCCCGTTCTTCGAGAGGATCCCGTGATGGCGGAACTCGTCGACCGCCACGACCCGTACGTCGAACCGGACTGGAACGAGTACGAGCGACTCTGTATCTCGATCATCAACCAGCAGCTATCGACCGCGAGCGCGACGGCCGTCCGCGAACGCGTGTTCGACCTCCTCGACGGCGAGGTGACGCCCGAACGGATTCTGGCCGCCGACGACGCCGCGCTCCGCGACGCCGGCCTCTCCCGGAGCAAAATCGAGTACCTACGAAACGCCGCTCGAGCGTTCCAGGAGAGTGACTACTCTCGAGCAGGACTGGCCGACTACTCCAACGACGAGGTGGTCGACCACCTCACCGAGATCAAGGGTATCGGGGAGTGGACGGCTCGCATGTACCTCCTTTTCGTCCTCGAGCGCCCCGACGTGCTCCCGCTAGGTGATCTCGCGGTCCGTCGCGGCATCGAACAGCTGTACGCCGACGGCGAGGAGTTGACGCGAGCGGAGATGCGCGAGATCGGCGACCGGTGGCGGCCGTATCGGTCGGTCGCGACGAGATACATCTGGGCCGAGTACGAGTCGGACTCCTGA
- a CDS encoding L-aspartate oxidase — translation MTERPSTEPKIRQFGADAGTENRIEHDERAVDRESLEYDVVTTPVLVIGAGAAGARVAIELAESGLEPLVIGKRGHGDAHTTWAAGGVNAALGSLDDEDDWTIHAADTLNEGHHLNDPAAVELTTKHMPDRIRELEEWGTPFDRTDDGKINQRYFGAQSYRRTCFVGDRTGEAMLETLIERAQELEVSYRENVMITRLLSDGERVSGAVGFDMESGQGLLFRSNHVVLAAGGFSAVFDRHSSRDDENNGDAQALALEAGAGLLDLEFVQFHPTGMVGERYGEEWDGRLVTEAVRGEGGQLYNTDDERFMEQYSPDQMELDARDVVARAIAREIEEGRGTENGGVYLDISHRDPNYVRDRLPRMVERFESLGVDITEEPIEVAPTAHYTMGGVDVDFRTGETGVDGLYAVGETVAGVHGANRLGGNSLAETVAIGKLVGKHVADVLEDDDTDPDVTDDQRVVAEREFQALESLAGADGDVGPTELLADLRELLWNHAGILRNEDELREGLAKLDALRARTADLDVDDDRTSKSFEYAVDLSFSLTVAETMLRMALERTESRGAHHRTDYPEIDEEWRVNLVVSVEDGELSIRRRGVGEPSPPVQDALEEGYELDYHHLE, via the coding sequence ATGACAGAACGCCCCTCCACCGAACCGAAAATCCGCCAGTTCGGTGCGGACGCCGGCACCGAAAACCGAATCGAACACGACGAGCGCGCCGTCGACCGCGAGAGTCTCGAGTACGACGTCGTCACCACGCCGGTACTCGTGATCGGCGCGGGCGCGGCAGGTGCCCGCGTCGCCATCGAACTCGCCGAGTCGGGCCTCGAGCCACTGGTGATCGGAAAACGCGGCCACGGCGACGCACACACGACGTGGGCCGCAGGCGGAGTTAACGCCGCGCTCGGCTCGCTCGACGACGAGGACGACTGGACTATCCACGCCGCGGACACGCTGAACGAGGGCCACCACCTGAACGACCCTGCAGCCGTCGAACTCACGACGAAACACATGCCCGACCGCATCCGCGAACTCGAGGAGTGGGGCACGCCGTTCGACCGCACTGACGACGGGAAGATCAACCAGCGGTATTTCGGCGCACAGTCCTACCGGCGGACGTGTTTCGTCGGCGACCGGACGGGCGAGGCCATGCTCGAGACGCTGATCGAGCGAGCGCAGGAACTCGAGGTTTCCTACCGCGAGAACGTCATGATCACGCGCTTGCTCTCGGACGGCGAGCGCGTCTCGGGTGCCGTCGGGTTCGACATGGAGTCCGGTCAGGGGCTCCTCTTTCGGTCGAACCACGTCGTCCTCGCGGCCGGCGGGTTCTCCGCCGTTTTCGATCGTCACTCCTCGCGAGACGACGAGAACAACGGCGACGCACAGGCGCTGGCGCTCGAGGCCGGCGCGGGCCTGCTGGACCTCGAGTTCGTCCAGTTCCACCCGACGGGGATGGTCGGCGAACGCTACGGCGAGGAGTGGGATGGCCGACTCGTCACCGAGGCGGTCCGCGGTGAGGGCGGTCAGCTGTACAACACCGACGACGAACGGTTCATGGAGCAGTACTCGCCCGACCAGATGGAACTCGACGCCCGGGACGTCGTCGCACGAGCGATCGCCCGCGAGATCGAGGAGGGACGTGGCACCGAGAACGGCGGCGTCTACCTCGATATCTCCCACCGCGACCCGAACTACGTCCGCGATCGGCTCCCACGGATGGTCGAACGCTTCGAGTCGCTGGGCGTCGACATCACCGAGGAACCGATCGAGGTCGCACCGACGGCCCACTACACGATGGGCGGCGTCGACGTCGACTTCCGCACGGGCGAGACCGGCGTCGACGGGCTGTACGCCGTCGGTGAGACCGTCGCGGGCGTCCACGGCGCGAACCGGCTGGGCGGCAACTCGCTGGCCGAGACCGTCGCGATCGGGAAACTCGTCGGCAAACACGTCGCGGACGTTCTCGAGGACGACGACACCGATCCAGACGTAACCGACGACCAGCGGGTCGTCGCCGAACGCGAGTTCCAGGCGCTCGAGTCGCTGGCTGGCGCAGACGGCGACGTAGGCCCGACGGAACTGCTCGCGGACCTCCGCGAGTTGCTGTGGAACCACGCCGGCATCCTCCGGAACGAGGACGAGCTTCGAGAGGGGCTCGCGAAACTCGACGCGCTCCGGGCGCGGACGGCCGACCTGGACGTCGACGACGACCGTACATCGAAATCCTTCGAGTACGCCGTCGACCTCTCGTTCAGCCTCACCGTCGCCGAGACGATGCTCCGGATGGCCCTCGAGCGAACCGAGTCCCGCGGCGCACACCACCGGACCGACTACCCCGAGATCGACGAGGAGTGGCGGGTCAACCTCGTCGTCTCGGTCGAAGACGGCGAACTTTCGATCCGACGGCGTGGAGTCGGCGAACCTAGCCCGCCCGTGCAGGACGCGCTCGAGGAGGGGTACGAACTGGATTACCACCATCTCGAGTGA
- a CDS encoding metal-dependent hydrolase, with protein sequence MQPVVHLVVGYLCYAAYARWTDGEPPASTPAAVAIVAAAIPDLLDKPLYHAGITPVGRTIGHSLLFAVPVVALAWLVARRRGQERLGVAFAIGYGSHVATDIPWHVLAGDYHELGFLLWPITYMPEYSGVKPLGTVPSLGLEATTLWLEAVIFVGGIALWWRDGRPGLDFLLKAGDLARRRNDAMVTEDHVREAKQLLEKQRIEESMKELTSHGHLTLLAVVASTVANPREVPLRKQMIYEQYQDLSQATDTDPLGGRAFHNHLAELSMLGILDRSRRNEGRAGGIYYEYEVDVSLDAALSTLENQHMSGELDLESLRETAREKGLI encoded by the coding sequence ATGCAGCCGGTGGTCCATCTGGTCGTCGGCTATCTCTGTTATGCGGCCTATGCACGCTGGACGGACGGCGAACCGCCAGCGTCGACCCCGGCAGCGGTGGCGATCGTCGCCGCGGCGATTCCCGACCTGCTGGATAAGCCACTGTACCACGCCGGAATCACGCCCGTCGGTCGAACGATCGGTCACTCCCTGCTGTTCGCTGTCCCCGTCGTCGCCCTCGCGTGGCTCGTCGCCCGACGCCGCGGCCAGGAGCGACTCGGCGTCGCGTTCGCGATTGGCTACGGCTCGCACGTCGCGACTGACATCCCCTGGCACGTTCTGGCCGGTGACTACCACGAACTCGGCTTTCTCCTGTGGCCGATCACCTACATGCCGGAGTACTCCGGCGTCAAACCGCTTGGAACGGTTCCCAGCCTGGGACTCGAGGCGACGACGCTGTGGCTCGAGGCAGTGATCTTCGTCGGCGGAATCGCGCTATGGTGGCGCGACGGCCGGCCGGGTCTCGATTTCCTCCTCAAGGCCGGCGACCTCGCCCGCCGCCGGAACGACGCAATGGTCACTGAGGATCACGTCCGCGAGGCGAAGCAGCTACTCGAGAAACAGCGGATCGAGGAATCGATGAAGGAACTCACGTCCCACGGCCATCTTACGTTGCTGGCGGTGGTGGCGTCGACGGTCGCCAACCCAAGGGAGGTCCCACTTCGGAAACAGATGATCTACGAGCAGTACCAGGATCTTTCGCAGGCGACAGACACCGACCCGCTCGGCGGTCGAGCGTTCCACAACCACCTCGCCGAACTATCCATGCTCGGCATCCTTGATCGATCGAGACGGAACGAGGGGCGCGCCGGCGGCATCTACTACGAGTACGAGGTCGACGTCTCACTCGACGCCGCACTATCCACTCTCGAAAACCAGCACATGAGCGGCGAACTCGACCTCGAGTCGCTGCGGGAGACCGCCCGCGAGAAAGGACTAATATAG
- a CDS encoding 3-oxoacyl-ACP reductase family protein, whose protein sequence is MGSLEDRSALVTGASKSIGRGIAEAFAREGADVVVNYHSDEEAAEETVETIEDDGGTAIAVQADVSDEDEARQLVERTTAEFGGVDVLVNNAGILEPATIDEMDVETWDRTISVDLRGTFLVTRFAIEGMLERGSGRIINVASQLGIKGAEELTHYSAAKGGVIAFTRALAREVAPDIQVNAIAPGPIETDMLDDTTEEWRENKKAEVPLDRIGTVDDVVPTAVLLAGDGGDYYTGQTLSPDGGDAMH, encoded by the coding sequence ATGGGCTCTCTCGAGGACAGATCGGCACTAGTTACCGGCGCATCGAAAAGTATCGGACGAGGAATCGCGGAGGCGTTCGCCCGCGAGGGTGCCGACGTGGTGGTGAACTACCACTCGGACGAAGAAGCGGCCGAGGAGACGGTCGAGACGATTGAGGACGACGGCGGGACTGCGATCGCCGTCCAGGCGGACGTGAGCGACGAGGACGAGGCCCGGCAACTCGTCGAGCGGACCACGGCGGAGTTCGGCGGCGTCGACGTACTCGTGAACAACGCGGGCATCCTGGAACCGGCGACGATCGACGAGATGGACGTCGAGACCTGGGACAGGACGATCTCGGTCGATCTCCGTGGAACATTCCTGGTGACGCGGTTCGCTATCGAGGGGATGCTCGAGCGGGGGAGTGGCCGCATTATCAACGTCGCGTCGCAACTGGGAATCAAGGGGGCCGAAGAGCTCACCCACTACTCGGCTGCCAAAGGCGGCGTCATCGCGTTCACCCGTGCGCTCGCTCGAGAGGTCGCGCCCGATATACAGGTCAACGCCATCGCGCCGGGCCCCATCGAGACGGACATGCTCGACGATACGACCGAGGAGTGGCGCGAGAACAAGAAGGCGGAGGTGCCGCTCGATCGGATCGGGACCGTCGACGACGTCGTGCCGACGGCGGTGCTGCTCGCCGGGGACGGCGGCGATTACTACACGGGGCAGACGCTCAGTCCCGACGGCGGGGACGCGATGCACTGA
- a CDS encoding heavy metal translocating P-type ATPase: MSESPSESPDSSRQLELLVPDMDCPSCAGKVRKSVETLEGIGEIEPRVTSGRLIVEYDSTVTAPEEIRERVRAAGYGIEDASGELTLSVPEMDCPSCAGKVENALGDLEGVAGIETRPTSGRVTVAVADGTDAETVVEAIESAGYEATPLSDDTDPLSEKQAVWRSRRAIGTAVGAVLVTVGMALAFVVPESNPLVGTIVGREYALSHLLFIAAVAVAGTPILRNGYYSARNRSLDIDFLMSVGIVASVAAHHPFEGALLAVLFSVAELLERFSMDRARDSLRELMDLSPDTATVKREDGSEETIPADDLSIGDTVVVRPGEKIPADGAVREGQSAVDQSPITGESVPEDKSDGDEVYAGTISESGYLEVEVERAADDSTLARIIRMVEDAEREKTEREQFIDRFASVYTPIVVVIAVAAAVVPPLAFGASWSYWFVVGLTLLVISCPCALVISTPVSVVSGITSAARNGVLIKGGKHLEAVGDSDVLAVDKTGTLTEGDLSVTDVIPLEGADEEDVLQRASAAERRSEHPIGQAIVGYADEQEVDFDLEVSEFEALAGKGVRAEIDGETHYVGKPDLFEGLADLEHVHATTDGGTGLESMGYETSSKCDRPGCLDVLAEVVPKLEAEGKTVVIVGTADRLLGVVGVADRVRPEAKWAVSELQDQGVRVVMLTGDNEGTARAIANEVGINEYHAELLPEEKLEWIDRLEEEYGEGDEPAHVAMVGDGINDAPALATATVGVAMGAAGTDTALETADVALIGDDLTRLPYLYELSGKANGVIRQNIWSSLAVKAVLAAGAPFGIVTVIHAVVIGDMGMSLGVTGNAMRLANVEPETPELESRDR; the protein is encoded by the coding sequence ATGAGCGAGTCGCCTTCCGAATCGCCGGACTCGAGTCGCCAACTCGAGCTTCTGGTACCCGATATGGATTGTCCGTCCTGTGCTGGCAAGGTACGAAAGAGCGTCGAGACGCTCGAGGGCATCGGCGAGATAGAGCCGCGGGTAACGAGCGGTCGGCTGATCGTCGAGTACGATTCGACGGTCACAGCCCCCGAGGAGATCCGCGAGCGCGTTCGAGCCGCGGGCTACGGGATCGAGGACGCGAGCGGCGAACTTACGCTGTCGGTCCCCGAGATGGACTGTCCCTCCTGTGCCGGCAAGGTCGAGAACGCGCTCGGCGACCTCGAGGGCGTCGCCGGGATCGAGACTCGGCCGACGTCCGGTCGCGTGACGGTAGCGGTTGCCGACGGAACCGACGCGGAGACGGTCGTCGAGGCCATCGAAAGCGCAGGCTACGAGGCGACGCCGCTGTCGGACGACACCGACCCGCTCTCCGAGAAACAAGCCGTCTGGCGGAGTCGCCGGGCTATCGGTACTGCGGTCGGTGCCGTCCTCGTGACGGTCGGGATGGCCCTCGCGTTCGTCGTCCCCGAATCCAACCCGCTGGTGGGAACGATCGTGGGCCGGGAGTACGCACTCTCGCATCTCCTCTTTATCGCGGCAGTCGCGGTCGCCGGGACGCCGATCCTGCGCAACGGCTACTACTCGGCGCGAAACCGGAGCCTCGACATCGACTTCCTGATGAGCGTCGGCATCGTCGCCTCCGTCGCGGCTCACCACCCCTTCGAGGGGGCGTTGCTCGCCGTGCTGTTCTCGGTCGCGGAACTGCTCGAGCGGTTCTCGATGGACCGCGCCCGCGATTCCCTCCGGGAATTGATGGACCTCTCGCCGGACACCGCGACCGTCAAGCGCGAGGACGGCAGCGAGGAAACGATCCCTGCGGACGATCTCTCGATCGGTGACACCGTCGTCGTCCGACCGGGGGAGAAGATTCCCGCCGACGGCGCCGTCCGCGAGGGCCAGAGTGCAGTCGACCAGTCGCCGATCACGGGCGAGAGCGTCCCCGAGGACAAGAGTGACGGCGACGAGGTCTACGCCGGAACGATTTCCGAGTCGGGCTATCTCGAGGTCGAGGTCGAACGCGCGGCCGACGACTCGACGCTCGCCCGGATCATCCGAATGGTCGAGGACGCCGAGCGCGAGAAGACCGAGCGAGAGCAGTTCATCGATCGCTTCGCGAGCGTCTACACGCCGATCGTGGTCGTGATCGCGGTCGCGGCCGCAGTCGTCCCTCCGCTTGCCTTCGGTGCGTCCTGGAGCTACTGGTTCGTCGTCGGCCTGACGCTGCTCGTGATCTCATGTCCCTGTGCGCTGGTCATCTCGACGCCGGTCAGCGTCGTCTCGGGGATCACGAGCGCCGCACGCAACGGCGTCCTGATCAAGGGCGGCAAACACCTCGAGGCGGTCGGCGACAGCGACGTCCTCGCGGTGGACAAGACGGGAACGCTGACCGAGGGCGACCTCTCGGTGACCGACGTGATCCCGCTCGAGGGCGCAGACGAGGAAGACGTCCTCCAGCGCGCGAGTGCCGCGGAGCGACGGAGCGAACACCCGATCGGCCAGGCCATCGTCGGTTATGCCGACGAGCAGGAGGTCGATTTCGACCTCGAGGTCTCGGAGTTCGAGGCGCTCGCGGGTAAGGGCGTCCGGGCGGAGATCGACGGCGAGACCCACTACGTCGGCAAGCCGGACCTGTTCGAGGGACTCGCGGACCTCGAGCACGTCCACGCGACGACCGACGGCGGGACTGGCCTCGAGTCGATGGGGTACGAGACCTCGTCGAAGTGCGACCGGCCGGGCTGTCTCGACGTGCTCGCGGAGGTCGTCCCGAAACTCGAGGCCGAGGGGAAGACGGTCGTGATCGTCGGCACTGCGGACCGACTGCTGGGCGTCGTCGGCGTCGCGGACCGCGTCCGACCCGAGGCGAAGTGGGCTGTCTCGGAACTGCAAGACCAGGGCGTCCGCGTCGTGATGCTCACCGGCGACAACGAGGGAACCGCGCGAGCGATCGCGAACGAGGTCGGAATCAACGAGTACCACGCCGAACTGCTCCCCGAGGAGAAACTCGAGTGGATCGATCGACTCGAGGAAGAGTACGGAGAGGGTGACGAGCCAGCCCACGTCGCCATGGTCGGCGACGGTATCAACGACGCGCCCGCCCTCGCGACTGCCACTGTCGGCGTCGCGATGGGGGCTGCGGGGACCGACACGGCACTCGAGACGGCGGACGTGGCGTTGATAGGCGACGACCTCACCCGCCTTCCGTACCTCTACGAACTCTCGGGGAAGGCAAACGGCGTCATCCGGCAGAACATCTGGTCGAGCCTCGCGGTGAAGGCGGTGCTCGCCGCGGGCGCGCCGTTCGGCATCGTCACGGTGATCCACGCGGTCGTCATCGGCGACATGGGAATGAGTCTCGGCGTGACGGGTAACGCGATGCGACTCGCGAACGTCGAACCGGAGACGCCCGAACTCGAGAGCCGGGATCGATAA
- a CDS encoding helix-turn-helix domain-containing protein produces MREFVFALEYEAGTNPVADVLAAYPDASIRSLSCHVTEDSLWRVDHAEGPDEALAELEHAYEDADFFADCLVKDDCGAECEVQILDRSNGTLVVYTYWDRTDVCTSVPHVALEELGEGLLFETYREGRRYRWRIVLGNDAPIHDFFDGLGDEVGDCTGMEMLRLTELDPERTTPDVEQSLPDEQREALHAAVERGYYETPRKVELSELAEELGIPRSTLSYRLRRAEAELATAFAATDDSLEQLARL; encoded by the coding sequence ATGAGAGAATTCGTCTTCGCCCTCGAGTACGAAGCCGGGACGAATCCCGTCGCGGACGTACTCGCGGCGTATCCCGATGCTTCGATCCGGTCGCTGTCGTGTCACGTCACGGAAGACAGTCTCTGGCGTGTCGACCACGCTGAGGGGCCCGACGAGGCGCTCGCGGAACTCGAGCACGCCTACGAGGACGCCGATTTCTTCGCGGACTGTCTTGTCAAGGACGATTGCGGTGCCGAGTGTGAGGTCCAGATACTCGACCGGTCGAACGGGACGCTCGTGGTCTACACCTACTGGGATCGGACCGACGTCTGCACGTCGGTTCCACACGTCGCGCTCGAGGAACTCGGCGAAGGTTTGCTGTTCGAGACTTATCGCGAGGGTCGCCGTTACCGGTGGCGGATCGTCCTCGGAAACGACGCGCCGATTCACGACTTCTTCGATGGACTGGGCGACGAGGTCGGCGACTGTACTGGGATGGAGATGCTTCGACTGACGGAACTCGATCCCGAACGTACCACCCCGGACGTAGAGCAGTCGCTTCCGGACGAACAGCGCGAGGCACTGCACGCGGCCGTCGAACGCGGCTACTACGAGACGCCCCGAAAGGTCGAACTCTCGGAACTGGCCGAGGAACTCGGAATTCCCCGGTCGACGCTCTCCTACCGACTCCGACGCGCCGAGGCCGAACTCGCGACGGCGTTTGCCGCGACCGACGACTCGCTCGAGCAACTGGCGCGACTCTAG
- a CDS encoding acyl-CoA dehydrogenase family protein → MEFGLTEEQQQIREEVQRFAENEIVPVAGEYDEEEKYPHDVIDKAAEMGLTGSYIPMEYGGAGYSILDTAIITEELFSYDPGIALSIVSTSFGCEAIMNFGTEDQKERFLEPVALGEKISGAAISEPDTGSDVSSVSTRAEKDGDEWVLNGNKMWITNGTVADFLVVLAKTNPDAEGRYNGFSQIVVETDRDGVKTEKITGKLGIRSSDTAEVIFDNVRVPEENLVGTKDAAFMQQMQFFDETRTAVAAQGVGIAKGATRAALEYAQDREQFGQSISEFQAIQHKLAEMATDTEAARNLTYKAAWNVDQGEDITKLASMAKEYASRVAVDVANEAVQIHGGAGYVDDFPVERFYRDAKITQIYEGTSEIQKNVIAREMLGKGF, encoded by the coding sequence ATGGAATTCGGACTCACCGAAGAACAGCAACAGATTCGCGAAGAAGTACAGCGATTCGCGGAGAACGAAATCGTCCCCGTCGCCGGCGAGTACGACGAGGAAGAGAAATATCCCCACGACGTCATCGACAAGGCCGCCGAGATGGGTCTGACCGGGTCGTACATCCCGATGGAGTACGGCGGTGCTGGCTACTCGATCCTCGACACCGCGATCATCACCGAGGAACTGTTCTCCTACGACCCCGGTATCGCGCTGTCGATCGTCTCCACCTCCTTCGGCTGTGAGGCGATCATGAACTTCGGTACCGAAGACCAGAAGGAACGCTTCCTCGAGCCCGTCGCACTGGGCGAGAAGATCTCGGGTGCCGCGATCTCCGAACCCGACACCGGCTCGGACGTCTCCTCGGTCTCGACGCGCGCCGAGAAAGACGGCGACGAGTGGGTGCTCAACGGCAACAAGATGTGGATCACCAACGGCACCGTCGCCGACTTCCTCGTCGTCCTCGCAAAGACCAACCCCGACGCCGAGGGCCGCTACAACGGCTTCAGCCAGATCGTCGTCGAAACCGACCGCGACGGCGTCAAAACCGAGAAGATCACCGGCAAACTGGGTATCCGCTCGTCCGACACCGCCGAGGTCATCTTCGACAACGTCCGCGTCCCCGAGGAGAACCTCGTCGGAACCAAAGACGCCGCGTTCATGCAGCAGATGCAGTTCTTCGACGAAACCCGAACCGCCGTCGCCGCACAGGGCGTCGGTATCGCGAAAGGTGCCACGCGCGCCGCCCTCGAGTACGCACAGGACCGCGAACAGTTCGGCCAGTCGATCTCGGAGTTCCAGGCCATCCAGCACAAGCTCGCGGAGATGGCGACCGACACCGAGGCCGCCCGCAACCTGACGTACAAGGCCGCCTGGAACGTCGACCAGGGCGAAGACATCACCAAGCTCGCGTCGATGGCCAAAGAGTACGCCTCCCGCGTCGCCGTCGACGTCGCCAACGAAGCCGTCCAGATCCACGGCGGCGCCGGCTACGTCGACGACTTCCCCGTCGAACGGTTCTACCGCGACGCCAAGATCACCCAGATCTACGAGGGCACCAGCGAGATCCAGAAGAACGTCATCGCCCGCGAAATGCTCGGTAAGGGCTTCTAA